From one Lolium rigidum isolate FL_2022 chromosome 4, APGP_CSIRO_Lrig_0.1, whole genome shotgun sequence genomic stretch:
- the LOC124648632 gene encoding proline-rich protein 12-like, producing MTMEWSDGGEEFLLPDEFLDDDFFSEEEKAAVAARSESDEEDSMAGLSRRLAGLLGDGGLAVPPPKEEVSSGSPKSTLYGLPKSGQESPNGGASQGNSPPSSPLEQKPTDPWDLLYEAAGEVARMRVNNTVPVPSNPYGFHGHGGFAPPARNTSPPPPPHPPVAAPAGGAYYHPFAHFITQRQIQAARFHLLKQQQLLKQQRERQLFAAAAWGVRRNAACKRPSGGGSGAAPIDLSPAAFPPLLKTQLQRAPPPPPHAAGAGMRAVFLTPPGAKRERNGTGVFLPRPAGAPAEPKKKTSCSTVLVPARVVQALNLNLDDLGAQPRYPGGFVLDHDALISRSNAMIASQKLRAAQSSSPSPPQPSQALCHSS from the exons ATGACGATGGAGTGGTCTGACGGCGGCGAGGAGTTCCTGCTGCCCGACGAGTTCCTCGACGACGACTTCTTCtccgaggaggagaaggccgccgtggccgcgcggagcgagagcgacgaggaggactccATGGCcggcctctcgcgccgcctcgccGGCCTCCTCGGCGACGGTGGCCTCGCTGTCCCGCCTCCCAAG GAGGAGGTGAGTTCCGGGTCCCCGAAATCCACGCTGTATGGCCTACCCAAGTCCGGCCAGGAGAGCCCCAACGGCGGCGCGTCGCAGGGCAACTCCCCGCCGTCCTCGCCGCTGGAGCAGAAGCCGACCGACCCGTGGGACCTCCTGTACGAGGCTGCCGGCGAGGTGGCGCGCATGCGCGTGAACAACACCGTCCCGGTACCGAGTAACCCGTACGGCTTCCACGGCCACGGCGGCTTCGCGCCGCCGGCGCGCAACacttcgccgccgccaccaccgcatcCTCCCGTGGCAGCACCAGCCGGCGGCGCCTACTACCACCCGTTCGCCCACTTCATCACGCAGCGCCAGATACAGGCGGCAAGG TTCCATCTCCTGAAACAGCAGCAGCTCCTCAAGCAGCAGCGGGAGCGGCAGCTCTTCGCGGCCGCCGCCTGGGGCGTGCGCCGCAACGCCGCATGCAAAAGgccaagcggcggcggcagcggcgcagcACCAATCGACCTGAGCCCGGCGGCGTTCCCACCGCTCCTGAAGACGCAGCTGCAgcgcgcgccgccaccaccccctcacgccgccggcgccggcatgCGCGCGGTGTTCCTTACCCCGCCCGGCGCCAAGCGCGAGCGTAACGGCACCGGCGTCTTCCTCCCGCGGCCGGCCGGCGCGCCGGCGGAGCCCAAGAAGAAGACAA GCTGCTCGACGGTTCTTGTCCCCGCCCGTGTCGTGCAGGCCCTGAATCTCAACCTCGACGACCTCGGCGCCCAGCCGCGCTACCCCGGCGGCTTCGTGCTTGACCATG ATGCTTTGATTAGTCGGAGCAACGCCATGATCGCAAGCCAGAAGCTTCGGGCAGCGCAGtcttcctcgccgtcgccgccgcaacCCTCCCAGGCGCTCTGCCACAGCTCGTGA